A single region of the Streptomyces sp. NBC_00425 genome encodes:
- a CDS encoding glycerophosphoryl diester phosphodiesterase membrane domain-containing protein, translating to MKDTPGWASPGSAPSDGQEPGASHPAEPAARPAGDRPAEQPDASANPQSPGTKWSKEQPPPGQWSAPAGLQNPAQPPPPPPPPPAQHWGAYPPAGPGGHPGGPAGHGGPGGYGGYGPPGGWGAGWGGPPPAAKPGVIPLRPLGVGEILDGAVATMRAHWRTVLGISLTVAIVTEVFIVLLQGLILNDATDTAALGDPSATADEQLNAMGDAMRASGPVLLISLIGTVVATALLTTVTSRAVLGKTVTLKEAWRDARPQLPRLFGLIFLLMLIAAGIVLVCLLPGILASAAGNSDGGAALKAFGILGSIVLVLWLLIRFCLASPALMLEKQGIKKALGRSAKLTRGSWWRVFGIQLLALLIANIIAMIVVVPFALLGAALSDGGISGMVEASSDYGWTYLIVSGIGSVIGSMITFPIAAGVIVLLYIDQRIRREALDLDLARAAGLQDYGSPTPGATPGS from the coding sequence ATGAAAGACACTCCGGGCTGGGCCTCGCCCGGATCCGCCCCGTCCGACGGACAGGAGCCCGGCGCGTCCCACCCCGCCGAGCCCGCGGCCCGGCCCGCCGGCGATCGACCCGCGGAGCAGCCGGACGCGAGCGCGAACCCGCAGAGCCCCGGCACGAAGTGGTCCAAGGAACAGCCGCCTCCCGGCCAGTGGTCCGCGCCGGCAGGCCTCCAGAACCCGGCTCAGCCGCCGCCCCCTCCTCCGCCCCCGCCCGCCCAGCACTGGGGCGCCTACCCGCCCGCGGGCCCGGGCGGACACCCGGGAGGCCCGGCCGGCCACGGCGGTCCCGGAGGCTACGGCGGTTACGGTCCTCCCGGCGGCTGGGGCGCCGGCTGGGGCGGCCCTCCGCCCGCCGCCAAGCCCGGCGTGATCCCGCTGCGTCCGCTCGGCGTGGGCGAGATCCTCGACGGCGCCGTCGCCACGATGCGCGCCCACTGGCGCACGGTCCTCGGCATCTCCCTGACGGTCGCGATCGTCACCGAGGTGTTCATCGTCCTGCTGCAGGGCCTGATCCTGAACGACGCCACGGACACCGCCGCCCTCGGCGACCCGAGCGCCACCGCCGACGAGCAGCTCAACGCCATGGGCGACGCCATGCGCGCCTCCGGCCCGGTACTCCTCATCAGCCTCATCGGCACCGTCGTCGCGACCGCCCTGCTCACCACGGTCACCAGCCGCGCGGTGCTCGGGAAAACGGTCACCCTCAAAGAGGCATGGCGTGACGCCCGCCCGCAGCTGCCCCGGCTGTTCGGCCTGATCTTCCTGTTGATGCTGATCGCCGCCGGCATCGTCCTCGTCTGCCTGCTGCCGGGCATCCTCGCGAGCGCCGCCGGAAACAGCGACGGGGGCGCCGCGCTGAAGGCGTTCGGCATCCTCGGCTCGATCGTCCTCGTGCTCTGGCTGCTCATCCGCTTCTGCCTGGCCTCGCCGGCACTGATGCTGGAGAAGCAGGGCATCAAGAAGGCCCTCGGCCGTTCCGCGAAGCTCACCCGCGGCTCCTGGTGGCGCGTCTTCGGCATCCAACTGCTCGCCCTGCTCATCGCGAACATCATCGCGATGATCGTCGTCGTGCCCTTCGCGCTCCTCGGGGCCGCCCTGAGCGACGGCGGCATCAGCGGCATGGTCGAAGCGAGCAGCGACTACGGCTGGACGTACCTGATCGTCAGCGGCATCGGCTCGGTCATCGGCTCCATGATCACCTTCCCGATCGCGGCCGGCGTCATCGTGCTCCTCTACATCGACCAGCGCATCCGCCGCGAGGCCCTCGACCTCGACCTGGCCCGAGCCGCAGGCCTCCAGGACTACGGCTCGCCCACCCCCGGCGCCACCCCGGGGAGCTGA
- a CDS encoding DUF4129 domain-containing protein: MRPTGGVLTALPHTDGLSLRALPGLTDTAPAALCRAADKAVRALSRAGDGTALSLARSGDEPPLTVPRDPAREAARRELSKDLYHQNDPGLFQRALDTLWNWIGDLFDTASTATPGGTLGLLVVVLAVVAVVAALWWRLGSPRRRPTSTPALFDDRPRSAAEHRAAAEAHAAQGHWNQAVQERMRAVVRALEERALLDARPGRTADEAAAEAGRSLPVHTDRLRAAASDFDDVTYGGRRATQQSYTRMAALDHDLERTKPELTAHSPHDAAHTAHRGAAE, encoded by the coding sequence GTGAGACCGACGGGGGGAGTTCTCACAGCGCTGCCGCACACGGACGGCCTGTCCCTACGGGCACTGCCCGGCCTCACCGACACAGCCCCGGCGGCCCTGTGCCGCGCCGCCGACAAGGCTGTGCGGGCCCTCTCGCGGGCAGGCGACGGCACGGCGCTGTCCCTGGCCCGCTCGGGCGACGAACCGCCGCTGACCGTCCCCCGCGACCCCGCGCGGGAGGCGGCTCGCCGCGAGCTGTCCAAGGACCTGTACCACCAGAACGACCCCGGCCTGTTCCAGCGCGCCCTGGACACCCTCTGGAACTGGATCGGCGACCTGTTCGACACCGCCTCGACCGCCACCCCCGGCGGCACCCTCGGCCTGCTGGTCGTCGTCCTCGCCGTCGTCGCCGTCGTCGCCGCCCTGTGGTGGCGCCTGGGCTCACCCCGGCGCCGCCCCACCTCCACGCCCGCACTGTTCGACGACCGCCCCCGCAGCGCCGCCGAACACCGCGCGGCCGCCGAAGCGCACGCCGCCCAGGGACACTGGAACCAGGCCGTCCAGGAACGCATGCGAGCCGTCGTCCGCGCCCTGGAGGAACGCGCCCTCCTCGACGCCCGCCCCGGCCGCACGGCCGACGAGGCCGCCGCCGAGGCCGGCCGCAGCCTGCCCGTCCACACCGACCGGCTGCGCGCCGCCGCAAGCGACTTCGACGACGTGACATACGGTGGCCGCCGGGCGACCCAGCAGTCGTACACACGCATGGCGGCACTCGACCACGACCTGGAGCGCACGAAACCCGAGCTGACGGCCCACAGCCCCCACGACGCGGCCCACACCGCCCACCGGGGGGCCGCCGAATGA
- the mtnA gene encoding S-methyl-5-thioribose-1-phosphate isomerase — protein sequence MADQYAQSGEDKRPAEIPAIRWEELPEGPVLVLLDQTRLPSEEVETVCTDASALVEAIRSLAVRGAPLLGIAGAYGVALAAARGFDVDEAANALASARPTAVNLSLGVRRARAAYQAELAEGGDPGRGARAALAAARQLHREDAEASARMAAHGLALLDELLPGGGHRILTHCNTGALVSGGEGTAFAVALAAHRVGRLRRLWVDETRPLLQGARLTAYEAARNGMAYTLLTDNAAGSLFAAGEVDAVLIGADRIAGDGSVANKVGSYPLAVLARYHHVPFIVVAPVTTVDPKTPDGASIEVEQRPGYEVTETAAPQAPVTGAGGGVPVAPLGTQAYNPAFDVTPPELVTAIVTEQGVISPVTADALAELCAKAGRGTTEAGAGVGADARVRGGEPEQS from the coding sequence ATGGCTGATCAGTACGCGCAATCCGGCGAGGACAAGCGGCCGGCCGAGATACCTGCGATCCGTTGGGAGGAGCTGCCGGAAGGCCCCGTGCTGGTCCTCCTCGACCAGACGAGACTTCCCAGCGAAGAGGTCGAAACGGTGTGTACGGACGCGTCCGCGCTGGTGGAGGCGATCCGGTCGCTGGCCGTGCGCGGGGCGCCGTTGCTGGGGATCGCCGGGGCGTACGGCGTCGCGCTCGCCGCCGCCCGCGGCTTCGACGTGGACGAGGCCGCGAACGCGCTCGCGTCGGCCCGCCCCACCGCGGTGAACCTGTCCCTGGGCGTGCGCCGCGCTCGCGCCGCATATCAGGCGGAGCTCGCCGAGGGCGGCGACCCGGGCCGGGGAGCGCGGGCCGCGCTGGCGGCCGCACGGCAGCTGCACCGGGAGGACGCCGAGGCCAGCGCCCGGATGGCTGCGCACGGGCTGGCGCTGCTCGACGAACTCCTGCCCGGCGGCGGACACCGGATCCTCACCCACTGCAACACCGGCGCGCTGGTGTCGGGCGGCGAGGGGACGGCGTTCGCGGTGGCGCTCGCCGCGCACCGGGTGGGGCGGCTGCGTCGGCTGTGGGTGGACGAGACCCGTCCGCTGTTGCAGGGCGCTCGACTCACCGCGTACGAGGCGGCGCGCAACGGTATGGCGTACACCCTGCTGACGGACAACGCGGCGGGTTCGCTCTTCGCGGCGGGCGAGGTGGACGCGGTGCTGATCGGGGCGGACCGCATCGCGGGGGACGGCTCGGTGGCGAACAAGGTGGGGAGTTATCCGCTCGCGGTCCTCGCCCGCTACCACCATGTGCCGTTCATCGTGGTGGCGCCGGTGACGACGGTCGATCCCAAGACACCGGACGGGGCGTCGATCGAGGTGGAGCAGCGTCCGGGGTACGAGGTGACGGAGACCGCGGCCCCGCAGGCGCCGGTCACGGGAGCGGGCGGAGGGGTGCCGGTGGCGCCGCTGGGGACGCAGGCGTACAACCCGGCGTTCGACGTGACGCCGCCCGAGCTGGTGACGGCGATCGTCACGGAGCAGGGCGTGATCTCGCCCGTGACGGCAGACGCGCTCGCCGAGCTGTGCGCCAAAGCGGGCAGGGGCACCACCGAGGCCGGGGCCGGGGTAGGGGCCGACGCCAGGGTCCGGGGCGGGGAACCTGAGCAGTCCTGA
- a CDS encoding DUF58 domain-containing protein, with translation MALTGRTALLAALGSLPVGIWGPGWPGILAVNAPLALACACDFALAAPVRRLGLIRSGDTTTRLGDPADITLTVTNPSRRPLRAHLRDAWPPSSRQPGAETEASRHRLTVPPGERRRVTTRLRPTRRGDHHADRVTIRSYGPLGLFSRQGAHQVPWTLRVLPPFTSRKHLPSKLARLRELDGRTSVLTRGEGTEFDSLREYVPGDDTRSIDWRATARHSTVAVRTWRPERDRHILLVLDTGRTSAGRVDDAPRLDASMDAALLLAALASRAGDRVDLLAYDRRVRALVQGRTARDVLPSLVNAMATLEPELVETNARGLTAATLRTAPRRSLIVLMTTLDTAPVEEGLLPVLPQLTQRHTVLVASVADPHVARMATSRGDADAVYEAAAAAQAQTERHRMAEQLRRHGVTVVDATPDELAPALADAYLALKAAGRL, from the coding sequence ATGGCTCTCACCGGACGCACCGCGCTCCTCGCGGCACTCGGCTCCCTCCCCGTCGGCATCTGGGGCCCCGGCTGGCCGGGCATCCTGGCCGTCAACGCGCCACTGGCACTGGCCTGCGCCTGCGACTTCGCGCTGGCCGCCCCCGTACGCCGACTCGGCCTGATCCGTTCCGGCGACACCACCACCCGCCTCGGCGACCCCGCGGACATCACCCTCACCGTCACCAACCCGTCCCGCCGCCCCCTGCGCGCCCACCTGCGCGACGCCTGGCCTCCCAGCAGCCGGCAGCCGGGCGCGGAGACGGAGGCCTCCCGCCACCGCCTGACGGTCCCGCCCGGCGAACGCCGCCGCGTCACGACCCGCCTGCGCCCCACCCGCCGAGGCGACCACCACGCCGACCGCGTCACCATCCGCTCCTACGGTCCCCTCGGCCTCTTCTCACGCCAGGGAGCCCACCAGGTCCCCTGGACCCTACGCGTCCTGCCTCCTTTCACCAGCCGTAAGCACCTGCCGTCGAAGCTGGCCCGCCTGCGCGAACTCGACGGCCGTACCAGCGTCCTGACCCGCGGCGAGGGCACCGAGTTCGACAGCCTGCGCGAGTACGTTCCCGGCGACGACACCCGCTCCATCGACTGGCGTGCCACGGCTCGCCACTCCACGGTCGCGGTCCGCACCTGGCGTCCCGAACGCGACCGGCACATCCTCCTGGTCCTCGACACCGGCCGTACCTCCGCAGGCCGCGTCGACGACGCCCCCCGCCTCGACGCCTCCATGGACGCGGCACTTCTCCTCGCCGCCCTGGCGTCCCGGGCCGGCGACCGGGTCGACCTCCTCGCCTACGACCGCAGGGTGCGCGCACTCGTCCAGGGCCGCACCGCACGCGACGTCCTCCCCTCCCTGGTCAACGCCATGGCGACCCTCGAACCAGAACTCGTCGAGACGAACGCCCGCGGACTCACCGCCGCAACCCTGCGCACAGCGCCCCGCCGCTCCCTCATCGTCCTGATGACGACGCTGGACACCGCCCCGGTCGAGGAAGGCCTCCTCCCCGTCCTGCCTCAGCTCACCCAACGCCACACGGTTCTCGTCGCGTCGGTAGCCGATCCGCACGTCGCCCGCATGGCCACCTCACGCGGTGACGCCGACGCGGTGTACGAGGCCGCAGCCGCCGCCCAGGCCCAGACCGAACGGCACCGGATGGCCGAGCAACTCCGCCGGCACGGCGTCACCGTCGTCGACGCCACACCCGATGAGCTCGCCCCGGCCCTCGCGGACGCCTACCTCGCACTGAAAGCAGCCGGACGCCTCTGA
- a CDS encoding AAA family ATPase: MDPTTDNAGTTGDQGRARASLEALRAEISKAVVGQDPAVTGLVVALLCRGHVLLEGVPGVAKTLLVRALASALELDTKRVQFTPDLMPSDITGSLVYDARTAEFSFQPGPVFTNLLLADEINRTPPKTQSALLEAMEERQVTVDGTPRPLPDPFLVAATQNPVEYEGTYPLPEAQLDRFLLKLTIPLPSRQDEIDVLTRHAEGFNPRDLHAAGVRPVAGPADLEAARAAVAKTAISPEITAYVVDICRATRASPSLTLGVSPRGATALLATSRAWAWLTGRDYVIPDDVKALALPTLRHRVQLRPEAEMEGVTADSVITAILAHVPVPR, encoded by the coding sequence ATGGACCCGACCACCGACAACGCCGGGACCACCGGGGACCAGGGCCGCGCCCGCGCCTCCCTGGAAGCCCTGCGCGCCGAGATCTCCAAGGCCGTGGTCGGCCAGGACCCCGCCGTGACCGGCCTCGTCGTCGCTCTGCTCTGCCGCGGACACGTTCTCCTTGAAGGAGTCCCCGGAGTGGCCAAAACGTTGCTCGTCCGCGCCCTCGCCTCCGCACTCGAACTCGACACCAAGCGCGTCCAGTTCACCCCCGACCTCATGCCGAGCGACATCACCGGCTCCCTCGTCTACGACGCCCGCACCGCCGAGTTCTCCTTCCAGCCCGGCCCGGTCTTCACCAACCTCCTCCTCGCCGACGAGATCAACCGCACGCCGCCCAAGACGCAGTCGGCCCTCCTCGAGGCGATGGAGGAACGACAGGTCACCGTCGACGGCACCCCCCGTCCCCTCCCCGACCCCTTCCTCGTCGCCGCGACCCAGAACCCCGTCGAGTACGAGGGCACCTATCCCCTCCCGGAAGCCCAGCTGGACCGCTTCCTCCTCAAACTGACGATCCCGCTCCCCTCCCGCCAGGACGAGATCGACGTCCTCACCCGTCACGCCGAAGGCTTCAACCCCCGCGACCTGCACGCCGCCGGCGTACGCCCCGTGGCCGGACCCGCCGACCTCGAGGCGGCCCGCGCCGCCGTCGCCAAAACCGCGATCTCCCCGGAGATCACCGCCTACGTCGTCGACATCTGCCGCGCGACCCGCGCATCGCCCTCCCTCACACTCGGCGTCTCCCCACGAGGCGCGACCGCCCTCCTGGCCACTTCGCGCGCATGGGCCTGGCTCACCGGCCGCGACTACGTCATCCCCGACGACGTCAAAGCCCTCGCCCTGCCCACCCTCCGCCACCGCGTCCAACTCCGCCCGGAGGCCGAAATGGAAGGCGTCACCGCGGACTCCGTCATCACCGCGATCCTCGCCCACGTCCCCGTCCCCCGCTGA
- a CDS encoding DUF4350 domain-containing protein has protein sequence MTTEAKLPATSAPPTALRLWTRARGPVLAFALLLVAAITLAALRSDTRHGALDPRSPDPYGSRAIAELLADRGVTTRVVTDLADARTAADPDTTLLVAAPDLLTKRQQEELHTATAGSGGRTVLVAPSSWSVGTLAPGVTADPANSRDSTLSPDCTLPAARRAGTADTGGIRYTTRRPGADECYPSERLATLLRLPDTTGDGDTLVLGAPDILYNNRLDQQGNASLALQLLGSRSHLVWYLPSLADTTATDPDDEKSFLDLLPSGWLWGTLQLFFAAALAALWRARRFGPLVTEKLPVAIRASETVEGRARLYRKADARDRAAAALRSTVRTRLAPLLGVPVPQAHAPEALIPALTAHLHGNGQALHSLLFGPPPGDDAALIALADQLDALEREVRRP, from the coding sequence ATGACGACCGAGGCCAAGCTCCCCGCCACCTCGGCCCCGCCCACCGCCCTCCGACTGTGGACCCGCGCCCGAGGACCCGTCCTCGCCTTCGCCCTGCTCCTCGTGGCGGCGATCACGCTCGCCGCACTGCGGTCCGACACCCGCCACGGCGCCCTCGACCCACGCTCCCCCGATCCCTACGGCAGCCGCGCGATCGCCGAGCTCCTCGCCGACCGCGGCGTGACCACCCGCGTGGTCACCGACCTGGCCGACGCCCGCACCGCGGCGGACCCCGACACCACGCTCCTGGTCGCCGCTCCCGACCTCCTGACCAAGCGTCAACAAGAAGAGCTGCACACGGCGACAGCCGGCTCCGGCGGCCGCACCGTCCTCGTCGCGCCGAGCAGCTGGTCCGTGGGGACCCTCGCCCCCGGCGTGACCGCCGACCCGGCCAACAGCCGCGACTCCACGCTCTCCCCCGACTGCACCCTGCCCGCAGCGCGCCGCGCCGGCACCGCGGACACCGGCGGCATCCGCTACACCACCCGCCGCCCAGGTGCCGACGAGTGCTATCCCAGCGAGCGCCTGGCCACCCTGCTGCGCCTCCCCGACACCACCGGCGACGGCGACACCCTGGTGCTCGGCGCACCCGACATCCTCTACAACAACCGCCTCGACCAGCAGGGCAACGCCTCGCTGGCCCTGCAGCTCCTCGGCTCCCGCAGCCATCTCGTCTGGTACCTCCCCTCGCTCGCCGACACCACCGCCACCGACCCGGACGACGAGAAATCCTTCCTCGACCTGCTCCCCTCCGGCTGGCTCTGGGGCACCCTGCAACTCTTCTTCGCGGCAGCACTCGCCGCACTGTGGCGGGCACGCCGCTTCGGCCCCCTCGTCACCGAGAAACTCCCCGTGGCGATCCGCGCCTCCGAGACCGTCGAAGGCCGTGCCCGCCTCTACCGCAAGGCCGACGCCCGGGACCGCGCGGCCGCAGCTCTCCGCTCCACCGTCCGCACCCGCCTCGCCCCTCTCCTGGGAGTCCCGGTACCCCAGGCACACGCGCCCGAGGCACTCATCCCCGCCCTGACCGCCCACCTCCACGGCAACGGACAGGCCCTGCACTCCCTCCTCTTCGGCCCGCCGCCCGGCGACGACGCGGCCCTCATCGCCCTCGCCGACCAACTCGACGCCCTCGAAAGAGAGGTACGCCGTCCATGA
- the mtrB gene encoding MtrAB system histidine kinase MtrB, translating into MSQDSAASAPGRSGARPERPVGRGTAGSRFARLLEGGLLRGGVNGSPVLRLLMRWIRRPLLPVMRLWRRNIQLKVVATTLLMSLGVVLLLGFVVIGQVRNGLLDAKVKASQSQATGGFAVAKQKADEAAGTPADGGTPADGRTSQNVIEWMSELVLSLSSGGQGAFDVVTLPPGFDNGGGYGPRASGYVDPNKSVPENLRARVNTGTGAFQSYSRIDYLNDKESQPALVIGKQVNDPNGDPYELYYLFPLTQEEKSLSLVKGTLATAGLFVVVLLGAIAWLVVRQVVTPVRMAAGIAERLSAGRLQERMKVTGEDDIARLGEAFNKMAQNLQLKIQQLEDLSRMQRRFVSDVSHELRTPLTTVRMAADVIHDARVDFDPVTARSAELLADQLDRFETLLADLLEISRFDAGAAALEAEPIDLREVVRRVVSGAAPLAERKGSTVRVIGDQQPVVAEADARRVERVLRNLVVNAVEHGEGNDVVVKLASAGGAVAIAVRDYGVGLKPGEATRVFSRFWRADPARARTTGGTGLGLSIALEDARLHGGWLQAWGEPGGGSQFRLTLPRTADEPLRGSPIPLEPKDSRRNRGELDDAGQPRRGGEKSATVPVQPAGEQQSAARTPLAPRPAAPTADPTALPGNGARVVPRPGAATGTSTSGGTRHDETPDDRTAPAGGPTGADEHDRHGQGQGHGHAQGQGHTGTADRADSASGSADKQGEATRGR; encoded by the coding sequence ATGTCGCAGGACAGTGCCGCTTCGGCCCCCGGCCGGTCCGGGGCCCGTCCGGAGCGGCCTGTCGGCCGTGGGACAGCGGGCTCACGCTTCGCGCGCCTCCTCGAAGGCGGGCTGCTGAGGGGCGGGGTGAACGGCAGCCCCGTCCTCAGGCTGCTGATGCGGTGGATACGCCGGCCGCTGCTGCCGGTCATGCGGCTGTGGCGGCGCAACATCCAGCTGAAGGTCGTCGCCACGACGCTGCTGATGTCGCTCGGCGTCGTCCTGCTGCTGGGCTTCGTCGTGATCGGGCAGGTGCGCAACGGCCTGCTGGACGCCAAGGTCAAGGCATCGCAGAGCCAGGCCACCGGTGGGTTCGCCGTGGCCAAACAGAAGGCCGACGAGGCCGCCGGCACGCCCGCCGACGGGGGGACCCCGGCGGACGGCCGCACCTCGCAGAACGTCATCGAATGGATGAGCGAGCTCGTGCTGTCGCTGTCCAGCGGCGGTCAGGGCGCCTTCGACGTGGTCACCCTGCCCCCCGGCTTCGACAACGGCGGCGGGTACGGACCGCGTGCCTCCGGATACGTCGACCCCAACAAGAGCGTTCCCGAGAACCTCCGCGCGCGCGTGAACACCGGCACCGGCGCCTTCCAGAGCTACTCGCGCATCGACTACCTCAACGACAAGGAATCCCAGCCCGCCCTGGTCATCGGCAAGCAGGTCAACGACCCCAACGGCGACCCGTACGAGCTGTACTACCTCTTCCCGCTCACACAGGAGGAGAAGTCGCTGAGCCTGGTCAAGGGCACGCTGGCGACCGCCGGACTCTTCGTCGTCGTCCTCCTCGGGGCCATCGCCTGGCTCGTCGTGCGGCAGGTCGTCACCCCCGTGCGGATGGCCGCCGGGATCGCCGAACGGCTGTCCGCCGGGCGGCTCCAGGAACGCATGAAGGTCACCGGCGAGGACGACATCGCACGGCTCGGCGAGGCCTTCAACAAGATGGCCCAGAACCTCCAACTGAAGATCCAGCAGCTGGAGGACCTGTCGCGGATGCAGCGGCGGTTCGTGTCCGACGTGTCGCACGAGCTGCGGACGCCCCTGACCACCGTACGCATGGCCGCGGACGTCATCCACGACGCCCGGGTCGACTTCGACCCCGTCACCGCGCGGTCCGCGGAACTCCTCGCCGACCAGCTCGACCGGTTCGAGACACTCCTCGCCGACCTGCTGGAGATCAGCCGCTTCGACGCCGGCGCCGCCGCCCTCGAGGCCGAGCCGATCGACCTCAGGGAAGTCGTGCGGCGCGTCGTCAGCGGGGCCGCGCCGCTCGCCGAACGCAAGGGGTCGACCGTCCGCGTCATCGGCGACCAGCAGCCCGTCGTCGCCGAGGCCGACGCCCGGCGCGTGGAACGCGTACTGCGCAACCTGGTGGTCAACGCCGTGGAACACGGCGAGGGCAACGACGTCGTCGTCAAACTGGCCTCCGCGGGCGGAGCCGTCGCGATCGCCGTGCGCGACTACGGCGTCGGACTCAAGCCCGGCGAGGCCACCCGCGTCTTCAGCCGGTTCTGGCGCGCCGACCCGGCACGCGCGCGTACCACCGGCGGCACCGGCCTCGGGCTTTCCATCGCCCTGGAGGACGCGCGACTGCACGGCGGCTGGCTGCAGGCCTGGGGCGAGCCCGGCGGCGGCTCCCAGTTCCGGCTGACGCTGCCCAGGACGGCCGACGAGCCACTGCGAGGCTCGCCGATACCGCTCGAGCCCAAGGACTCCCGCCGCAATCGCGGCGAACTCGACGACGCCGGTCAGCCCCGCCGCGGAGGCGAGAAGAGCGCCACCGTGCCGGTGCAGCCCGCGGGCGAGCAGCAGTCGGCCGCGCGGACGCCGCTCGCGCCCCGCCCCGCCGCCCCCACCGCCGACCCGACGGCACTGCCCGGCAACGGCGCACGCGTGGTGCCCCGTCCGGGCGCTGCGACGGGGACCAGCACCAGCGGCGGAACACGGCACGACGAGACCCCGGACGACAGGACCGCCCCGGCGGGCGGGCCGACGGGCGCCGACGAGCACGACCGGCACGGGCAGGGGCAGGGGCACGGGCATGCGCAGGGGCAGGGGCACACCGGGACCGCCGACCGGGCGGATTCCGCGTCCGGGAGCGCGGACAAGCAAGGGGAGGCAACTCGTGGGCGCTGA
- a CDS encoding GNAT family N-acetyltransferase: protein MRPMSDPLRDRVQEYYAAVPLLFAAAEDFGPLRLFVREEPGAPYYGGPGHAQPTTQGAARIGADDIARVRARQRELGVPEAFEWLAEAAPALRALIEAAGLTVLERPLMVLPAHPPLPAPTLPDGVTLRVLTADDPALPAALALPRLAFAQRPGTGPADRAELSRLTREVTEDGTVAAVRPTLRAGHKTLLAALARDGVPLAVGHYHPATGATEIGGVGTLPSARRQGLGAAVTAALAVHAREHGVDTVFLAYAQESVARIYARLGFRPAGTTLLIAGQPARS from the coding sequence ATGCGCCCCATGAGCGACCCGTTGCGCGACCGCGTCCAGGAGTACTACGCGGCCGTCCCTCTCCTTTTCGCCGCCGCCGAGGACTTCGGCCCGCTGCGCCTCTTCGTGCGCGAGGAGCCCGGCGCCCCGTACTACGGCGGTCCCGGCCACGCCCAGCCCACCACGCAGGGCGCAGCTCGGATCGGCGCCGACGACATCGCGCGGGTGCGCGCCCGTCAGCGGGAGCTCGGCGTGCCGGAGGCGTTCGAGTGGCTGGCCGAGGCCGCGCCGGCCCTGCGCGCCCTGATCGAGGCCGCCGGCCTCACGGTGCTGGAGCGCCCGCTCATGGTGCTCCCGGCCCACCCTCCGCTCCCTGCCCCCACGCTGCCGGACGGCGTGACGCTGCGTGTGCTGACCGCGGACGACCCCGCGCTGCCCGCCGCCCTCGCCCTGCCCCGTCTGGCCTTCGCCCAGCGGCCCGGCACAGGGCCGGCGGACCGTGCGGAGCTGTCGCGGCTGACCCGCGAGGTGACCGAGGACGGCACGGTCGCCGCCGTGCGCCCCACGCTCCGCGCCGGACACAAGACACTCCTCGCCGCGCTCGCCCGGGACGGCGTGCCCCTGGCCGTCGGCCACTACCACCCGGCGACGGGCGCGACGGAGATCGGCGGCGTCGGCACTCTTCCCTCCGCCCGACGGCAGGGTCTGGGCGCAGCCGTGACGGCGGCCCTGGCGGTCCACGCCCGCGAACACGGCGTCGACACGGTCTTCCTCGCCTACGCGCAGGAGTCCGTCGCCCGCATCTACGCCCGCCTGGGTTTCCGCCCCGCCGGCACGACCCTCCTGATCGCCGGCCAGCCCGCCCGCTCATAG
- the mtrA gene encoding two-component system response regulator MtrA codes for MMSFMKGRVLVVDDDTALAEMLGIVLRGEGFEPSFVADGDKALAAFREAKPDLVLLDLMLPGRDGIEVCRLIRAESGVPIVMLTAKSDTVDVVVGLESGADDYIVKPFKPKELVARIRARLRRSEEPAPEQLAIGDLVIDVAGHSVKREGQSIALTPLEFDLLVALARKPWQVFTREVLLEQVWGYRHAADTRLVNVHVQRLRSKVEKDPERPEIVVTVRGVGYKAGPS; via the coding sequence ATGATGTCGTTTATGAAGGGACGAGTCCTTGTCGTCGACGACGACACCGCACTGGCCGAGATGCTCGGCATTGTGCTGCGTGGTGAAGGTTTTGAGCCGTCTTTCGTAGCCGACGGCGACAAGGCGCTGGCTGCTTTCCGTGAGGCGAAGCCCGATCTGGTGCTGCTGGACCTGATGCTGCCCGGCCGGGACGGCATCGAGGTGTGCCGCCTGATCAGGGCGGAGTCCGGCGTGCCGATCGTGATGCTCACGGCGAAGAGCGACACCGTCGACGTGGTCGTCGGACTGGAGTCCGGCGCCGACGACTACATCGTGAAGCCGTTCAAGCCGAAGGAGCTGGTCGCCCGCATCCGGGCCCGGCTGCGGAGGTCGGAGGAGCCGGCGCCCGAACAGCTCGCCATAGGCGACCTCGTCATCGACGTGGCCGGTCACTCCGTGAAGCGGGAGGGCCAGTCGATCGCGCTGACCCCGCTGGAGTTCGACCTGCTGGTCGCCCTGGCGCGCAAGCCCTGGCAGGTGTTCACCCGCGAGGTCCTGCTCGAGCAGGTGTGGGGCTACCGGCACGCCGCCGACACCCGCCTGGTCAACGTGCATGTACAGAGGCTGCGCTCGAAGGTCGAGAAGGACCCGGAGCGGCCGGAGATCGTGGTGACCGTCCGTGGCGTCGGATACAAGGCAGGACCCAGCTGA